A genomic segment from Diospyros lotus cultivar Yz01 chromosome 5, ASM1463336v1, whole genome shotgun sequence encodes:
- the LOC127801032 gene encoding pentatricopeptide repeat-containing protein At2g03880, mitochondrial isoform X2, translated as MSERDEFSWNTMVAGYAHSGRLFEAKQLFGVVPRKSSITWSSLISGYCRCGSEAEAFQLFCQMQYEGQKPSQFTLGSLLTMCASNALLSRGEQIHGYAIKTLFDKNGFVNTGLVDMYAKCNRILQAQCLFEAASDRQSHILWTAMVTGYAQNNDGLNAIKCFQDMKAEGVEPNQFTFPSVLTACAAVPASNFGAQVHGCIIRSGFEANVFVESALVDMYAKCGDLKSARIALETMEVDDVVSWNSMIVGCVRQGFEEEALLLFKKMHARGMDLDDFTYPSVLNSYASTGDMGNAKSVHCLIVKTGFEPYMLVSNALVDMYAKGADLLSAFKVFNSMIGRDVISWTSLVTGLAHNNSHEEAIKLFCEMRLAGISPDQIVTASILSACAELTVLQFGQQVHANFIKSGLKSTLSVDNSLVAMYAKCGCIEDANRVFNSMTIRDVITWTALIVGYAQNGKGKDSLAVYHKMIARGTKPDFITFIGLLFACSHAGLVDQGLHYFESMDKVYGIKPGPDHYACMIDLLGRSGKMEEAKKLLNQMDVEPDATVWKALLGACRVHRNLELAERAARALFELEPQNAMPYVMLSNIYSAAGFWENASGIRRLMKERGISKEPGCSWIETNSNVHTFMSEDRNHPMTDQIYSKIDEIMIKIKAAGYVPDLNFALHDVDEEVRELGLAYHSEKLAVAFGLVLLPQGAPIRIYKNLRVCGDCHTAMKFISRVFHCRIILRDSNCFHHFKEGTCSCGDYW; from the coding sequence ATGTCTGAACGGGACGAGTTCAGCTGGAACACGATGGTTGCTGGTTATGCGCACTCGGGCAGATTATTTGAAGCTAAACAACTGTTTGGTGTGGTTCCCAGGAAGAGTTCTATCACTTGGTCGTCGCTCATTTCTGGGTATTGCAGATGTGGGAGCGAAGCTGAAGCTTTCCAGTTGTTTTGTCAAATGCAGTATGAGGGGCAGAAGCCCAGTCAGTTCACTCTGGGCAGTCTTCTCACCATGTGTGCTTCAAATGCTTTGCTATCAAGAGGGGAACAGATTCATGGCTATGCCATAAAAACCCTGTTTGACAAGAACGGGTTTGTTAACACTGGTCTTGTTGACATGTATGCCAAGTGCAACCGCATTTTGCAAGCACAGTGTCTTTTTGAAGCTGCTTCTGATCGACAAAGTCATATTTTATGGACTGCCATGGTTACTGGGTATGCTCAAAATAATGATGGACTTAATGCGATCAAGTGTTTCCAAGACATGAAAGCTGAAGGGGTTGAGCCCAACCAGTTTACTTTTCCAAGTGTGTTGACAGCATGTGCTGCAGTTCCAGCTTCCAATTTTGGGGCACAGGTGCATGGTTGCATAATTCGTTCTGGTTTTGAGGCTAATGTGTTTGTTGAGAGTGCTTTGGTTGATATGTATGCAAAATGTGGAGACTTGAAAAGTGCTAGAATAGCATTAGAGACCATGGAAGTTGATGATGTTGTTTCTTGGAACTCCATGATAGTTGGATGTGTGAGGCAAGGATTTGAAGAGGAAGCCTTGTTATTGTTCAAGAAAATGCATGCGAGAGGTATGGATCTTGATGATTTCACATACCCATCTGTTCTAAATTCTTATGCTTCCACAGGGGATATGGGAAATGCAAAATCTGTTCATTGCTTGATTGTCAAAACTGGATTTGAGCCTTACATGCTTGTAAGCAATGCTCTGGTTGACATGTATGCAAAGGGGGCAGACTTGCTTTCTGCATTTAAGGTTTTTAACAGTATGATAGGCAGAGATGTGATATCGTGGACATCTCTGGTTACTGGCCTTGCACATAACAACTCCCATGAAGAAGCAATCAAGCTGTTCTGTGAAATGAGACTTGCAGGAATCAGTCCTGATCAAATTGTTACAGCCAGTATCTTGAGTGCCTGTGCAGAATTGACAGTTCTGCAATTTGGGCAACAAGTTCATGCCAATTTTATAAAATCTGGCCTTAAGTCAACCTTATCGGTGGATAATTCCCTTGTAGCAATGTATGCAAAATGTGGCTGCATAGAAGATGCCAACAGAGTTTTTAACTCGATGACAATTAGAGATGTTATTACTTGGACTGCTCTAATTGTTGGCTATGCTCAAAATGGCAAAGGAAAGGATTCTCTAGCAGTGTACCATAAGATGATAGCAAGAGGCACCAAGCCcgattttattacttttattggCTTACTATTTGCTTGCAGCCATGCTGGCCTAGTAGATCAGGGGCTCCACTACTTCGAATCCATGGATAAAGTTTATGGGATAAAGCCAGGTCCTGACCACTATGCATGTATGATTGATCTTCTGGGGCGCTCTGGAAAGATGGAAGAGGCTAAGAAATTACTGAATCAAATGGATGTGGAACCTGATGCCACTGTGTGGAAGGCATTGCTTGGGGCATGCAGAGTCCATAGAAATCTAGAACTGGCTGAGAGGGCAGCTAGGGCCCTCTTTGAATTGGAGCCCCAAAATGCAATGCCTTATGTCATGTTATCTAATATCTATTCTGCAGCTGGTTTTTGGGAGAATGCTTCTGGGATAAGAAGATTAATGAAAGAGAGAGGGATCAGTAAGGAGCCTGGCTGTAGTTGGATTGAGACTAACAGCAACGTGCACACCTTTATGTCTGAAGATAGAAACCACCCAATGACAGACCAGATCTATTCCAAAATTGATGAGATTATGATAAAGATCAAGGCGGCTGGTTACGTACCAGACTTGAATTTTGCACTCCACGATGTTGATGAAGAGGTTAGGGAGCTTGGTCTTGCTTATCACAGTGAGAAGTTGGCTGTTGCTTTTGGGCTTGTCCTTCTGCCACAGGGAGCACCGATACGGATTTACAAGAACCTTCGTGTTTGTGGGGATTGCCACACTGCTATGAAGTTCATATCTAGAGTTTTTCATTGTCGTATTATTTTAAGGGATTCAAATTGTTTTCACCATTTCAAAGAAGGAACGTGTTCATGTGGAGATTATTGGTAA
- the LOC127802570 gene encoding E3 ubiquitin-protein ligase At1g12760-like, with protein MSTAIPSRSPTGDGNSGVDSTPFLAGRRLVRRTPSLRGAARFLRRASSRRMREPSMRVREAAAEQIEERQSDWAYSRPVVVLDLLWNLAFVGVAAAVLVVSRKESPSVPLRLWIIGYALQCLVHMVCVSVEYNRRRGGGGGGGWWGRLNSNSSSESEAGGVSEDYLPERPHVEDDTSVAKHLESANTMFSFIWWIVGFYWVSAGGETLTQDSPQLYWLCITFLAFDVFFVVICVAVACLIGIAVCCCLPCIIAILYAVTDQEGATKEDIERLPKYKFRNIGEFEKQNGEIQESFGGIMTECDTDTPTEHVLSLEDAECCICLCAYEEGTELRVLPCRHHFHCPCIEKWLCINATCPLCKFNILKNGNQSSSEEV; from the exons ATGTCGACGGCGATACCGTCTCGTTCTCCCACCGGAGACGGCAACTCCGGCGTAGACTCGACGCCATTTCTCGCGGGCCGGCGGTTGGTGCGCCGTACTCCGAGCCTCCGGGGGGCGGCGCGGTTCCTGCGACGAGCCAGCAGCCGCCGGATGCGGGAGCCTTCGATGCGCGTGCGGGAGGCCGCGGCGGAGCAGATCGAGGAGCGGCAGAGCGACTGGGCCTACTCCCGCCCCGTCGTGGTGCTCGACCTCCTGTGGAACCTCGCGTTCGTCGGCGTCGCCGCCGCGGTGCTGGTGGTGAGTCGGAAAGAGTCCCCGTCGGTGCCTTTGAGGCTTTGGATTATAGGTTATGCGTTGCAGTGTCTGGTTCATATGGTGTGCGTGTCCGTCGAGTACAACCGGCGTcgcggtggtggtggtggtggtggatggTGGGGCAGATTGAATTCCAATTCGAGCTCGGAGAGCGAGGCAGGAGGCGTCTCTGAGGATTATCTTCCGGAGCGGCCTCACGTTGAAGATGACACCAG TGTTGCTAAGCATTTGGAGTCTGCAAATACAATGTTTTCATTCATTTGGTGGATCGTTGGATTCTACTGGGTATCTGCTGGAGGTGAAACTTTGACACAAGATTCACCTCAACTTTACTG GCTTTGTATAACATTTTTGGCATTTGATGTGTTCTTTGTTGTCATCTGCGTTGCTGTCGCATGTCTCATTGGTATAGCTGTTTGCTGCTGCCTGCCATGTATAATTGCAATCTTATATGCTGTAACAGATCAG GAAGGGGCAACGAAGGAAGACATTGAACGACTGCCCAAATACAAATTCCGGAATATTGGTGAGTTTGAGAAACAAAACGGCGAGATTCAAGAATCTTTTGGAGGAATCATGACCGAATGTGATACTGACACACCAACTGAACATGTTCTTTCCCTAGAGGATGCT GAATGCTGCATTTGCCTTTGTGCCTACGAGGAGGGAACTGAACTGCGTGTACTCCCCTGCCGCCATCATTTTCATTGCCCCTGCATCGAAAAGTGGCTGTGCATCAATGCTACCTGCCCGCTCTGCAAGTTCAACATACTAAAGAACGGCAACCAAAGTAGCAGCGAGGAGGTATAG
- the LOC127801032 gene encoding pentatricopeptide repeat-containing protein At2g03880, mitochondrial isoform X1 produces the protein MFKHKWRQLRSLGQNRNHHLRVELVHSFHSNLSSISSIYELNRHLNVLSKSGQTDEARQLFDAMSERDEFSWNTMVAGYAHSGRLFEAKQLFGVVPRKSSITWSSLISGYCRCGSEAEAFQLFCQMQYEGQKPSQFTLGSLLTMCASNALLSRGEQIHGYAIKTLFDKNGFVNTGLVDMYAKCNRILQAQCLFEAASDRQSHILWTAMVTGYAQNNDGLNAIKCFQDMKAEGVEPNQFTFPSVLTACAAVPASNFGAQVHGCIIRSGFEANVFVESALVDMYAKCGDLKSARIALETMEVDDVVSWNSMIVGCVRQGFEEEALLLFKKMHARGMDLDDFTYPSVLNSYASTGDMGNAKSVHCLIVKTGFEPYMLVSNALVDMYAKGADLLSAFKVFNSMIGRDVISWTSLVTGLAHNNSHEEAIKLFCEMRLAGISPDQIVTASILSACAELTVLQFGQQVHANFIKSGLKSTLSVDNSLVAMYAKCGCIEDANRVFNSMTIRDVITWTALIVGYAQNGKGKDSLAVYHKMIARGTKPDFITFIGLLFACSHAGLVDQGLHYFESMDKVYGIKPGPDHYACMIDLLGRSGKMEEAKKLLNQMDVEPDATVWKALLGACRVHRNLELAERAARALFELEPQNAMPYVMLSNIYSAAGFWENASGIRRLMKERGISKEPGCSWIETNSNVHTFMSEDRNHPMTDQIYSKIDEIMIKIKAAGYVPDLNFALHDVDEEVRELGLAYHSEKLAVAFGLVLLPQGAPIRIYKNLRVCGDCHTAMKFISRVFHCRIILRDSNCFHHFKEGTCSCGDYW, from the coding sequence ATGTTCAAACATAAATGGAGACAATTGAGGTCGTTGGGTCAGAATCGTAACCATCACTTGCGGGTAGAACTGGTTCATAGCTTTCACAGCAATCTGAGTTCAATATCTTCGATCTATGAATTGAATAGACATCTTAATGTGTTATCAAAATCAGGCCAAACTGATGAAGCACGCCAACTGTTCGACGCAATGTCTGAACGGGACGAGTTCAGCTGGAACACGATGGTTGCTGGTTATGCGCACTCGGGCAGATTATTTGAAGCTAAACAACTGTTTGGTGTGGTTCCCAGGAAGAGTTCTATCACTTGGTCGTCGCTCATTTCTGGGTATTGCAGATGTGGGAGCGAAGCTGAAGCTTTCCAGTTGTTTTGTCAAATGCAGTATGAGGGGCAGAAGCCCAGTCAGTTCACTCTGGGCAGTCTTCTCACCATGTGTGCTTCAAATGCTTTGCTATCAAGAGGGGAACAGATTCATGGCTATGCCATAAAAACCCTGTTTGACAAGAACGGGTTTGTTAACACTGGTCTTGTTGACATGTATGCCAAGTGCAACCGCATTTTGCAAGCACAGTGTCTTTTTGAAGCTGCTTCTGATCGACAAAGTCATATTTTATGGACTGCCATGGTTACTGGGTATGCTCAAAATAATGATGGACTTAATGCGATCAAGTGTTTCCAAGACATGAAAGCTGAAGGGGTTGAGCCCAACCAGTTTACTTTTCCAAGTGTGTTGACAGCATGTGCTGCAGTTCCAGCTTCCAATTTTGGGGCACAGGTGCATGGTTGCATAATTCGTTCTGGTTTTGAGGCTAATGTGTTTGTTGAGAGTGCTTTGGTTGATATGTATGCAAAATGTGGAGACTTGAAAAGTGCTAGAATAGCATTAGAGACCATGGAAGTTGATGATGTTGTTTCTTGGAACTCCATGATAGTTGGATGTGTGAGGCAAGGATTTGAAGAGGAAGCCTTGTTATTGTTCAAGAAAATGCATGCGAGAGGTATGGATCTTGATGATTTCACATACCCATCTGTTCTAAATTCTTATGCTTCCACAGGGGATATGGGAAATGCAAAATCTGTTCATTGCTTGATTGTCAAAACTGGATTTGAGCCTTACATGCTTGTAAGCAATGCTCTGGTTGACATGTATGCAAAGGGGGCAGACTTGCTTTCTGCATTTAAGGTTTTTAACAGTATGATAGGCAGAGATGTGATATCGTGGACATCTCTGGTTACTGGCCTTGCACATAACAACTCCCATGAAGAAGCAATCAAGCTGTTCTGTGAAATGAGACTTGCAGGAATCAGTCCTGATCAAATTGTTACAGCCAGTATCTTGAGTGCCTGTGCAGAATTGACAGTTCTGCAATTTGGGCAACAAGTTCATGCCAATTTTATAAAATCTGGCCTTAAGTCAACCTTATCGGTGGATAATTCCCTTGTAGCAATGTATGCAAAATGTGGCTGCATAGAAGATGCCAACAGAGTTTTTAACTCGATGACAATTAGAGATGTTATTACTTGGACTGCTCTAATTGTTGGCTATGCTCAAAATGGCAAAGGAAAGGATTCTCTAGCAGTGTACCATAAGATGATAGCAAGAGGCACCAAGCCcgattttattacttttattggCTTACTATTTGCTTGCAGCCATGCTGGCCTAGTAGATCAGGGGCTCCACTACTTCGAATCCATGGATAAAGTTTATGGGATAAAGCCAGGTCCTGACCACTATGCATGTATGATTGATCTTCTGGGGCGCTCTGGAAAGATGGAAGAGGCTAAGAAATTACTGAATCAAATGGATGTGGAACCTGATGCCACTGTGTGGAAGGCATTGCTTGGGGCATGCAGAGTCCATAGAAATCTAGAACTGGCTGAGAGGGCAGCTAGGGCCCTCTTTGAATTGGAGCCCCAAAATGCAATGCCTTATGTCATGTTATCTAATATCTATTCTGCAGCTGGTTTTTGGGAGAATGCTTCTGGGATAAGAAGATTAATGAAAGAGAGAGGGATCAGTAAGGAGCCTGGCTGTAGTTGGATTGAGACTAACAGCAACGTGCACACCTTTATGTCTGAAGATAGAAACCACCCAATGACAGACCAGATCTATTCCAAAATTGATGAGATTATGATAAAGATCAAGGCGGCTGGTTACGTACCAGACTTGAATTTTGCACTCCACGATGTTGATGAAGAGGTTAGGGAGCTTGGTCTTGCTTATCACAGTGAGAAGTTGGCTGTTGCTTTTGGGCTTGTCCTTCTGCCACAGGGAGCACCGATACGGATTTACAAGAACCTTCGTGTTTGTGGGGATTGCCACACTGCTATGAAGTTCATATCTAGAGTTTTTCATTGTCGTATTATTTTAAGGGATTCAAATTGTTTTCACCATTTCAAAGAAGGAACGTGTTCATGTGGAGATTATTGGTAA